The following DNA comes from Sphingorhabdus sp. M41.
GCAAGAAAAAAGGCCAAAAGAAATAAAACGCCTTCATTTGACATTGGATTTAGAAAATTGCGGCACCCGTGCCGCAATTTTCCCTTTGCAATATCCGGCGCGCCGCATAGAGTCTTATCCAGCGTAACGGAAAGGCTCCATGCCACAAAAAATTGATCTTGAAGCATTATGTGCGGAAAAAGGACTTCGCATCACCGACCAGCGTCGGGTGATTGCTCGTGTCATTTCCGATGCCGAGGACCATCCTGACGTGGAAACCCTGCACGAAAGGGCTTCCGCCGTTGATCCGCGCATCTCGATCGCGACAGTGTACCGCACAGTCCGCCTGTTCGAAGAAGCCGGAATTCTGGACCGTCATGATTTTGGCGACGGTCGTGCCCGCTACGAAGCAGTTCCCGAGGCCCACCATGACCATTTGATTGATGTCGAAACCGGCAAAGTGATCGAATTTGTCGATCCGGAGCTTGAAGCGCTGCAAAAACAGATCGCGGAAAAACTTGGTTATCGGCTGGTTGACCATCGCATGGAGCTATATGGCGTATCTCTCGCCAGAAAAAGCTAGGGTGCCTAACCCCGACCCGGACGCACGACCTTGTGATACCCAGCCCATGGCTTATCGACTTTGGAACGGTGCAAGCCCGATGGGTTGTCTGAGGTTCTTCTTACGCCTGGCGCTGCTGTTCACGGCATTATTTGTCTGCATCCCTTTTTACTATATTTGGCGCATATTGGGGATGTCCAATCCCTGGCCACGGACATTTCTCAAGATCGCCGCCTTTTGCTGCGGCGCGCGAGTTGATATTGTTGGTACGCCGATCAAGCGGGACGTTTTCTTCATTTCCAATCATTTGTCCTGGGTCGACATAGCGATTTTGGGAGGACATAGCGGCACCGCCTTTGTGTCAAAGGAGGAAATCGGCAACTGGCCGATCATCGGCTGGCTTTGCCGACTAAACGATACGGTCTTTGTTTCGCGGTCGAACCGAATGGGGATTGCGCAGCAAATCAACCAATTGCGAGATGCTCTGGAGGAAACCTGGGCGATCACGATTTTCCCTGAGGGCACCACCACGGACGGCTCGACCCTGCTCCCTTTCAAGGCCCCTCTGCTAAAAGTGCTGGAGCCTCCGCCACCCGGCATATTGGTGCAGCCCATATTTCTGAACTACGGGCAATATGCGCATGAGGTGAGTTGGACGGGGGATGAAAGCGCTCCGTCAAACGCCTGGCGACTTCTCACCCGGCGCAGCAGTTTTCTGGTCGAAGTCCATTTTCTCGAGCCCTTTGACCCCGACCATTATTCCTGCCGCAAAGATATCGCAGCAGAAGCACGGCGACGGATCGCAGAACCGCTTTCGGCTTCCCTGGGGGGCAAACCCATTGTATAGGCGCGCTCTATGACTCAAGCCGATCCAAAAAAATTCCATATCAAATCCTTTGGCTGCCAGATGAACGTCTATGACGGCGAGCGCATGTCCGAGCTGCTCGTCGATCAGGGCATGAGCGCCGCTGAAAATAGCGAAGACGCCGATCTGGTTGTGCTCAATACCTGCCACATCCGGGAAAAAGCGGTCGACAAAGTCTATTCGGATATCGGTCGTCTGCGCAGAAAAGACGGAAGCAGCCCAATGATCGCGGTTGCCGGCTGTGTGGCCCAGGCCGAGGGCAAGGAAATCTCCCGTCGTGCGCCAAGCGTCGATATCGTCGTCGGACCGCAGGCCTATCACCGGCTGCCGGAACTGATGGAAACTGCGAAATCGGGCAAGAAGGCGCTCGATACTGATATGCCTGCCATATCAAAATTCGATATTCTGCCATCGCGCGGAAAACAGGCTCGCCCCACTGCTTTCCTGACGGTTCAGGAAGGCTGCGACAAATTTTGCACCTATTGCGTGGTTCCCTACACCCGCGGTGCTGAAATTTCGCGACCATGGGCTGATCTGGTGGATGAAGCAAAAGCTCTGGTCGATGGTGGCGCGCGCGAAATCACGCTGCTTGGTCAGAATGTCAACGCATGGACCGGCGAAGACGACAAGGGCCAGCATCAGGGCCTCGATGGCCTGATAAGGGCGCTCGACCAGATTTCCGGCCTGCAACGCATTCGCTACATGACCAGCCACCCCAATGACATGACCGAAGGGCTAATTGCCGCTCACGGCGAGATAGCCAAGCTGATGCCCTTCCTCCATTTGCCCGTTCAATCTGGCAGCGACCGGATTCTCAGGGCGATGAACCGTTCGCATAGCGCGCAAAGCTATCTGGATATCATGGAACAGATGCGCAAAGTGCGGCCGGATATCGCGCTTTCGGGCGACTTCATCGTCGGCTTCCCGGGAGAGAGCGATCAGGATTTTGAGCAAACGTTGCAGATTGTCCGCGACGCTAACTATTCTCAGGCATTCTCCTTCAAATATTCGCCCCGGCCCGGCACGCCCGCTGCGGGGATGGATGAGCAGATAGCTCCGGAAGTAATGGATGAGCGGTTGCAGCGGTTACAGGCATTGCTCAACGAGCAGCAATATGCATTCAACCAGCAGACCGTGGGCCGTACGACCGACATTCTGCTCGAGCGGCAGGGCAAGCTGGACGGCCAGTTGATCGGCAAAACGCCGTGGCTGCAGTCGGTGCATATCATCTCGCCTGACCTCAAAATCGGCGATTTGGTTGAAGTTGAAATCACCCAGGCCGGCCCCAACAGCCTTACTGGCCAGATCAAAGAAAGACTCGCTGCCTGATGGTCCAAAAAACGAAAACCGGGTCGGCCGGAAAGCTTATCAAACTGGATCTGGAATTCGAGGATCCACAGATTTTGGGCGATCTGTTTGGCGAATATGACCGGAATATCGTCGCTATTGAAAACCGCCTTGGTGTGTATATCGCGGCACGCGGCACGAAATTGAAAATCGAGGGTGAAGCAGAAGCCGTGACACGGGCGCGGGACGTCTTGACCGGCATCTACAACCGCTTGGAACAGGGCCAGGAAATTGACAATGGTGCGGTCGAAGCGATAATCGCCATGGCTGCTGATCCCCGGGTTGCGAAAGCTGCGAAACAATCGGCAACCGACACGGACGCCAAGAAAAATGACGTCGCCGACGCGCCGAAGGTAATGATCCGGACCCGCAAGAAAACGATTTTCCCCCGCTCTGTCCGTCAAGCCCATTATATGGAAGCTCTGGCCCGCGACGACATGATTTTCGCGCTTGGACCTGCAGGAACCGGCAAAACCTATCTGGCTGTGGCGCAAGCCGTCTCTCAACTGGTAAGCGGCTCGGTCGACCGGCTCATTCTTTCACGTCCTGCTGTCGAAGCTGGCGAGAAAATCGGTTTTCTTCCAGGTGATCTCAAAGAGAAAGTCGATCCGTTTCTACGTCCTCTTTATGATGCGCTATACGACACGCTTCCTGCCGAGCAGGTGGAAAGACGCATAGAGAGCGGCGAAATCGAGATTGCTCCCATTGCCTTCATGCGCGGACGCACCCTGTCCGATGCCTTTGTCATTCTCGACGAGGCTCAGAATACTACCGCCGCGCAGATGAAAATGTTCCTCACCCGTTTCGGCATGAACAGCCGGATGGTGATTTGCGGCGACCCCAAACAGGTCGATTTGCCGCGCGAAGCCACTTCCGGCCTTGCCGACGCCGTATCCAAATTGCAGGATATCGAGCGTGTCAGCGTGGTCGAATTTGGAGCTAGCGACGTTGTTCGCCACCCGCTGGTCGGAAAAATCGTCGAAGCTTATGAAGGCAAAGATGCTCCAGACTGAACTGACAGCATCTTCCGCATGGGACAAGGAAGTGAATTGGACGGATTTGGCGGCACGTGCGGCAAAGGCTGCAATCACTGCTTCCTCTTATGCCGATCTGTTGGCCCGCAGTTTTGAAATGGAACTGAGCGTCAAGCTCTCCGATGACGAAGAAGTACATTCTCTCAACAAGGCCTATCGCGGCAAGGACAAGCCAACCAACGTCTTGTCCTTTCCCCAGATCCAGCCTGATTTACTCGAAACACTGGCCAATACCGACGATGGAGAAGCCTTGCTGGGAGACGTAATTCTGGCCTTCGAAACCTGCCGCGACGAAGCGGCAGCCAAGAATATTTCGATATCCACCCATGTTACACATTTGATTGTGCACGGGTCTTTGCATTTGCTAGGATATGATCACGAAAACGAGATAGAAGCTGGCTTGATGGAAAATTGCGAAATCAATGCACTGGCAACATTGGGAATTGCCAACCCTTATTCAGAACAAGCGTAAAGCAGGTAATAAAGAAATAGAATGACCGACGTTGAAAATGACAATGTAACGGGTACGGCTCGCAGTGGCAGCCAGTCCAAGGAAGATGACGAGCCCGGACGAATATGGCAGAGCCTGAAGGCTCTGCTATTCG
Coding sequences within:
- a CDS encoding Fur family transcriptional regulator, with the protein product MPQKIDLEALCAEKGLRITDQRRVIARVISDAEDHPDVETLHERASAVDPRISIATVYRTVRLFEEAGILDRHDFGDGRARYEAVPEAHHDHLIDVETGKVIEFVDPELEALQKQIAEKLGYRLVDHRMELYGVSLARKS
- a CDS encoding lysophospholipid acyltransferase family protein, whose protein sequence is MSNPWPRTFLKIAAFCCGARVDIVGTPIKRDVFFISNHLSWVDIAILGGHSGTAFVSKEEIGNWPIIGWLCRLNDTVFVSRSNRMGIAQQINQLRDALEETWAITIFPEGTTTDGSTLLPFKAPLLKVLEPPPPGILVQPIFLNYGQYAHEVSWTGDESAPSNAWRLLTRRSSFLVEVHFLEPFDPDHYSCRKDIAAEARRRIAEPLSASLGGKPIV
- the miaB gene encoding tRNA (N6-isopentenyl adenosine(37)-C2)-methylthiotransferase MiaB, yielding MTQADPKKFHIKSFGCQMNVYDGERMSELLVDQGMSAAENSEDADLVVLNTCHIREKAVDKVYSDIGRLRRKDGSSPMIAVAGCVAQAEGKEISRRAPSVDIVVGPQAYHRLPELMETAKSGKKALDTDMPAISKFDILPSRGKQARPTAFLTVQEGCDKFCTYCVVPYTRGAEISRPWADLVDEAKALVDGGAREITLLGQNVNAWTGEDDKGQHQGLDGLIRALDQISGLQRIRYMTSHPNDMTEGLIAAHGEIAKLMPFLHLPVQSGSDRILRAMNRSHSAQSYLDIMEQMRKVRPDIALSGDFIVGFPGESDQDFEQTLQIVRDANYSQAFSFKYSPRPGTPAAGMDEQIAPEVMDERLQRLQALLNEQQYAFNQQTVGRTTDILLERQGKLDGQLIGKTPWLQSVHIISPDLKIGDLVEVEITQAGPNSLTGQIKERLAA
- a CDS encoding PhoH family protein; the protein is MVQKTKTGSAGKLIKLDLEFEDPQILGDLFGEYDRNIVAIENRLGVYIAARGTKLKIEGEAEAVTRARDVLTGIYNRLEQGQEIDNGAVEAIIAMAADPRVAKAAKQSATDTDAKKNDVADAPKVMIRTRKKTIFPRSVRQAHYMEALARDDMIFALGPAGTGKTYLAVAQAVSQLVSGSVDRLILSRPAVEAGEKIGFLPGDLKEKVDPFLRPLYDALYDTLPAEQVERRIESGEIEIAPIAFMRGRTLSDAFVILDEAQNTTAAQMKMFLTRFGMNSRMVICGDPKQVDLPREATSGLADAVSKLQDIERVSVVEFGASDVVRHPLVGKIVEAYEGKDAPD
- the ybeY gene encoding rRNA maturation RNase YbeY, translating into MLQTELTASSAWDKEVNWTDLAARAAKAAITASSYADLLARSFEMELSVKLSDDEEVHSLNKAYRGKDKPTNVLSFPQIQPDLLETLANTDDGEALLGDVILAFETCRDEAAAKNISISTHVTHLIVHGSLHLLGYDHENEIEAGLMENCEINALATLGIANPYSEQA